In a genomic window of Mycolicibacter heraklionensis:
- the hpnE gene encoding hydroxysqualene dehydroxylase HpnE — MDDRRYVVIGGGLAGLAAAVWLAEAGKKVTLLERRGRLGGRTQAMQVPGIADLADNGQHVIASGYDHLFRYLTSVGTRSMVEFPTGGTLRWPGGATTTLVTRGLGAVRTLFGPHPDASLLDRLRTAAATVRLAGEALFQPADLPDLSTDQWLRRVGMPARAREAVWDWLALGIAAEPVDRGSAKVFADVLATGIRLGLRHRSAVTIGYPTTDLDTLYISGALAVFDRLGVDVRYRAVARRIVVEDNAVRAVQLADGTEVAADAVVCAVPNSNIAGLLDDLPEHAEIYAAAEKLHYTPIVSTNLYLDRPLGTEAAMESVIGGTGVIDEVFDRQRMQRRDPNGAWLYCLTTSGAYEQIHRSNEQIVAEQMEMLRRYYPAAAEANVVAAQVVKMPKATFSQVVGTDGLRPDQRTSVPSLVLAGDWTRTDWSATMESAAQSAARAVELLLELPESP, encoded by the coding sequence ATGGACGATCGACGCTACGTGGTGATCGGCGGTGGCCTGGCTGGACTGGCCGCGGCGGTCTGGTTGGCCGAGGCGGGTAAGAAGGTCACGCTGCTGGAGCGGCGCGGCCGGCTCGGCGGGCGCACCCAGGCGATGCAGGTGCCGGGCATCGCGGACCTCGCGGACAACGGCCAGCACGTGATCGCCAGCGGATACGACCACCTGTTTCGCTACCTGACCAGCGTCGGGACCCGGTCGATGGTCGAGTTTCCGACCGGCGGAACGCTGCGCTGGCCCGGCGGGGCCACCACCACCCTGGTGACTCGCGGACTGGGCGCGGTGCGAACGCTGTTCGGGCCGCACCCCGACGCGAGCCTGCTCGACCGGCTGCGGACCGCTGCTGCGACGGTGCGCCTGGCGGGCGAGGCGCTGTTTCAACCCGCCGACTTGCCCGATCTCAGCACCGACCAGTGGCTCCGACGCGTCGGGATGCCCGCCCGGGCCCGCGAGGCGGTGTGGGACTGGCTCGCGCTCGGAATCGCCGCCGAGCCGGTGGACCGCGGTTCGGCCAAAGTCTTCGCCGATGTTCTGGCGACCGGCATCCGACTCGGGCTGCGCCACCGCAGTGCGGTGACGATCGGTTATCCCACCACCGATCTCGACACGCTCTATATCTCCGGCGCGCTCGCCGTTTTCGACCGGCTCGGCGTCGACGTGCGCTACCGCGCAGTGGCCCGGCGAATCGTTGTGGAGGACAACGCCGTTCGCGCCGTGCAGTTGGCGGACGGCACCGAAGTGGCGGCGGATGCGGTGGTGTGCGCGGTGCCGAACTCGAATATCGCCGGCTTGCTCGACGATCTGCCCGAGCATGCCGAAATTTACGCGGCTGCAGAAAAATTGCATTACACACCGATCGTGAGCACCAACCTCTACCTGGACCGGCCGCTGGGCACCGAAGCGGCGATGGAGTCGGTGATCGGCGGCACCGGCGTCATCGACGAGGTGTTCGACCGGCAGCGGATGCAGCGCCGCGATCCAAACGGCGCCTGGCTGTATTGCCTGACCACCAGCGGCGCCTACGAGCAGATTCACCGGTCCAACGAGCAGATCGTGGCCGAGCAGATGGAGATGCTACGCCGCTACTATCCGGCCGCGGCCGAGGCGAATGTCGTTGCTGCACAGGTGGTCAAAATGCCCAAAGCCACCTTCTCGCAGGTGGTGGGCACCGATGGGCTGCGCCCGGATCAGCGCACCTCGGTGCCCAGCCTGGTGCTCGCCGGCGACTGGACCCGTACCGATTGGTCGGCGACCATGGAGAGCGCCGCGCAGAGTGCGGCCCGCGCCGTGGAGTTGCTGCTCGAGCTGCCGGAATCCCCATGA
- a CDS encoding TetR/AcrR family transcriptional regulator has translation MSARPEPKRRMSAQARRMQLLDHARDIVAAEGFAAVTIERVARAAQVTRTVVYQNFGDLAGLMTALLDRESAIAFAGMRSVDGPLGDDPDALGRGILAYLHAAPTSWRIILSPPAGAPPQLGARTEAGRRYARTIAAGRLSRLAGHPIDADGVTMRLLLSALEELALLHLTDPRAHPDELVLSYLRSLVGWAVRVETATPAPGR, from the coding sequence ATGAGCGCGCGCCCGGAACCGAAGCGGCGGATGTCGGCACAAGCCCGGCGGATGCAACTGCTGGACCACGCCCGCGACATCGTCGCCGCCGAAGGTTTCGCCGCAGTGACCATCGAACGGGTGGCCCGCGCCGCGCAGGTGACCCGGACCGTCGTGTATCAGAACTTCGGCGATCTGGCCGGACTGATGACGGCGCTGCTCGACCGCGAATCGGCGATCGCGTTCGCCGGAATGCGCAGCGTGGACGGTCCGCTCGGAGACGACCCGGATGCGCTCGGCCGCGGCATCCTGGCCTATCTCCATGCGGCGCCCACCAGTTGGCGCATCATCCTCAGCCCGCCGGCCGGCGCCCCGCCGCAGTTGGGGGCCCGCACGGAAGCGGGTCGTCGCTATGCACGGACCATTGCCGCCGGGCGGCTGTCCCGGTTAGCGGGCCACCCGATCGACGCCGACGGTGTGACGATGCGGCTGTTGTTGTCCGCATTGGAAGAGCTGGCGCTGCTCCATCTCACCGACCCGCGGGCACACCCGGACGAATTGGTACTGAGTTATCTGCGGTCACTGGTCGGCTGGGCGGTCCGGGTCGAGACGGCGACGCCGGCGCCAGGACGGTAG
- the coaBC gene encoding bifunctional phosphopantothenoylcysteine decarboxylase/phosphopantothenate--cysteine ligase CoaBC, with product MPVGQKRVVVGVSGGIAAYKACTVVRQLAEAGHSVRVVPTEGALRFVGAATFEALSGQPVHTGVFDDVPGVPHVAIGQQADLVVVAPATADLLARAVAGRADDLLTATLLTARCPVLFAPAMHTEMWQHPATVANVTTLRERGAVVLEPASGRLTGTDTGPGRLPEAEEINTFASLLLERADALPYDLAGQKVLVTAGGTREPIDPVRFIGNRSSGKQGYAVARVAAQRGAEVTLIAAHTAGLIDPAGVHVVHVSSAQQLHDAVSKHAPEAHVLVMAAAVADFRPVRVAQAKIKKGPDSAGEPTIELVRNDDVLAGAVRARADGQLPNMRAIVGFAAETGDENGDVLFHARAKLRRKGCDLLVVNAVGDGRAFEVDHNDGWLLAADGTESALESGSKTLMASRIVDAVVAFLGGSRD from the coding sequence ATGCCGGTGGGCCAGAAACGGGTCGTCGTCGGTGTCTCCGGAGGCATCGCCGCATACAAGGCGTGCACCGTGGTCCGCCAGCTGGCCGAGGCCGGCCATTCGGTTCGCGTCGTCCCGACGGAGGGCGCCCTGCGGTTCGTCGGGGCAGCCACCTTCGAGGCGCTGTCCGGCCAGCCGGTGCACACCGGGGTCTTCGACGACGTCCCCGGCGTACCCCATGTGGCCATCGGTCAGCAGGCTGACTTGGTGGTAGTAGCCCCGGCCACCGCCGACCTCTTGGCCCGTGCGGTTGCCGGCCGCGCCGACGACCTGCTGACCGCCACCCTGCTCACCGCCCGATGCCCGGTGCTGTTCGCCCCGGCCATGCACACCGAGATGTGGCAGCATCCGGCCACCGTCGCCAATGTGACGACGCTGCGGGAACGCGGCGCGGTCGTCCTGGAGCCCGCATCGGGCCGACTGACCGGCACCGACACCGGCCCCGGCCGGCTGCCCGAGGCCGAGGAGATCAACACCTTCGCGTCGCTGCTGCTGGAGCGGGCCGATGCGTTGCCCTACGACCTGGCCGGGCAGAAGGTGCTGGTGACCGCGGGGGGCACTCGCGAGCCGATCGACCCCGTCCGCTTCATCGGCAACCGCAGTTCGGGCAAGCAGGGCTACGCGGTGGCCCGGGTGGCCGCCCAGCGCGGCGCCGAGGTCACCCTGATCGCCGCGCACACCGCGGGCCTGATCGATCCGGCCGGGGTCCACGTGGTGCACGTCAGCTCCGCCCAGCAGCTCCATGACGCGGTGTCCAAGCACGCCCCCGAGGCGCACGTGCTGGTGATGGCTGCTGCCGTCGCCGACTTCCGCCCGGTGCGGGTGGCGCAGGCCAAGATCAAGAAGGGCCCCGACAGTGCGGGGGAGCCGACCATAGAACTGGTCCGCAACGATGACGTGCTGGCCGGCGCGGTACGTGCCCGCGCCGACGGGCAGCTGCCCAATATGCGGGCCATTGTCGGCTTCGCGGCGGAGACCGGCGACGAGAACGGCGACGTGCTGTTCCACGCCCGGGCAAAGCTGCGCCGCAAGGGATGTGACCTGTTGGTGGTCAACGCGGTCGGGGACGGCCGGGCATTCGAGGTCGACCACAACGACGGGTGGCTGCTGGCTGCGGACGGAACGGAGTCCGCCCTGGAGTCGGGCTCCAAGACGTTGATGGCCAGCCGCATTGTGGACGCGGTCGTGGCGTTCCTCGGCGGCAGCCGCGACTGA
- the metK gene encoding methionine adenosyltransferase yields the protein MSEKGRLFTSESVTEGHPDKICDAISDSVLDALLADDPRSRVAVETLVTTGQVHVVGEVTTSAREAFANITNTVRERILEIGYDSSDKGFDGVTCGVNIGIGAQSPDIAQGVDTAHEARVEGAADPLDSQGAGDQGLMFGYAIADTPELMPLPIALAHRLSRRLTEVRKNGTLPYLRPDGKTQVTIEYEDDVPTRLDTVVISTQHADGIDLVKTLDPDLREHVISTVLAELGHETLDSSSTRVLINPTGKFVVGGPMGDAGLTGRKIIVDTYGGWARHGGGAFSGKDPSKVDRSAAYAMRWVAKNIVAAGLAQRVEVQVAYAIGKAAPVGLFIETFGTATVDPVKIEKIVPEVFDLRPGAIVRDLDLLRPIYAPTAAYGHFGRTDIDLPWEQLDKVDDLKRAI from the coding sequence GTGAGCGAAAAGGGACGGCTGTTCACCAGTGAGTCGGTGACGGAGGGCCACCCCGACAAGATCTGTGACGCCATCAGCGACTCGGTGCTCGACGCACTGCTCGCCGATGACCCTCGTTCACGTGTTGCGGTGGAAACCCTGGTCACCACCGGCCAGGTGCACGTGGTCGGTGAGGTGACGACCAGCGCCCGCGAGGCGTTCGCCAACATCACCAACACCGTGCGCGAGCGCATCCTGGAGATCGGCTACGACTCGTCGGACAAGGGCTTCGACGGTGTGACCTGCGGGGTCAACATCGGGATCGGCGCACAGTCGCCCGATATCGCCCAGGGCGTCGACACCGCCCACGAAGCCCGCGTCGAGGGCGCGGCCGACCCGCTGGACTCCCAGGGCGCCGGCGACCAGGGCCTGATGTTCGGCTACGCGATCGCCGACACCCCGGAGCTGATGCCGCTGCCGATCGCACTGGCGCACCGGCTGTCGCGCCGCCTGACCGAGGTCCGCAAGAACGGCACGCTGCCCTACCTGCGTCCGGACGGCAAGACCCAGGTCACCATCGAGTACGAGGACGACGTCCCGACCCGGCTGGACACCGTGGTGATCTCCACCCAGCACGCCGACGGGATTGACCTGGTCAAGACCCTGGACCCCGATCTCCGGGAGCATGTGATCTCCACCGTGCTCGCCGAGCTCGGCCACGAGACCCTGGACTCCTCGTCGACCCGTGTGCTGATCAACCCGACCGGCAAGTTCGTCGTCGGCGGGCCGATGGGTGACGCCGGCCTGACCGGCCGCAAGATCATCGTCGACACCTACGGCGGCTGGGCCCGCCACGGCGGCGGCGCCTTCTCCGGCAAGGACCCGTCAAAGGTCGACCGCTCGGCCGCGTACGCGATGCGCTGGGTGGCCAAGAACATCGTCGCCGCCGGCCTGGCGCAGCGCGTCGAGGTTCAGGTGGCCTACGCCATCGGCAAGGCCGCGCCGGTCGGTCTGTTCATCGAGACCTTCGGCACCGCCACCGTCGACCCGGTCAAGATCGAGAAGATCGTGCCCGAGGTCTTCGACCTGCGTCCGGGCGCGATCGTGCGTGACCTGGACCTGCTGCGCCCGATCTACGCACCGACCGCAGCGTACGGTCACTTCGGCCGCACCGACATCGACCTGCCGTGGGAGCAGCTGGACAAGGTCGACGACCTCAAGCGCGCCATCTAA